In the genome of Candidatus Pristimantibacillus lignocellulolyticus, the window CCAATCTTTAGCTGCTGGGAATGGCTGTACAACAACACCTTCCATTGCTGCTAATTTACGCGCAACAAAATGGGAGCAGACTACAATACCCAGTGCGATAAGCAGAAGTATGAACGGAATCATGTCTAGAAACAATTTCACAAAATTCTCTGCGATTTCATTGTTCCAAGTAATCAGTAACGTTGCTCTTGAAGCCGCGTCATTCATCGATTCGATTAATGTTTTACGAAGATCACTTAACAAGGAAATTCCTAGTACATTTTCAATGATCAATAGTTCCAACATGAGAAGTACTAACATTATACCTGTCATTTTTGGGACAATCTTTGTTGAAGGTGTACCCTTCTTATATAAATGCCCCATATAAATACTTGGAATTAAAGCTAATAAACTTGTACTTAGAAATACAAATGGATCTATAATTACACATCCAACTACCATAATTACGATAACATGTACAGCAAAGGACTTTCTGTCCACTTGTGTATAAAGAAGTGTATATGGAACCAAGCTAAACAAAAGTGCTAGTACATTTAGACCCGGTACTACGATGAACAATGCCATTGCGAGAGCTAATAAGCTCCATAGTAACGGTTTTATACCTGTTTTCAAACTTTTCACCTCAAGACGTAGAATCAGTGTTTGTAAGTTGCTCTAAACATCATTATATCATAAATTATATGTAGTAGTATTGATCTACATCTCCGTCTTCATTCGGCAAATTACGCATCTCTTACAAAAATTGAACTTAAATAATTCTCATAATAATATTTATGCTAGAATTTTATTGCATTTTCTTCAGTAGATGGACTATGATTCATCTTAGTTCTAATAAATAGGAAGTGATATGTTTATGAAAAAACAATTTCTTATCGTAGGTCTAGGCCGTTTCGGTAGTAGTCTAACCCGTACGTTGGTTGCTAATGGACACGAGGTATTAGCCGTAGATAGAGACGCTGAGTTAGTACAAGATGTGGCTCCACATGCGACACATGCTATTCAAGCTGACTGTACAGATGAAGCGGTGTTGAAAGAATTAGGAGCGAGTAATTTTACTCATGCGGTAGTTGCTATCGGTGATGATCTACAATCAAGTATCCTTACTACTTTATTACTTAAAGAGATGAAAATACCTATTGTTATCGCAAAGGCTCGTGATGAGATGCATGGTAATGTATTGCGTAAAATTGGTGCCGACAAAATCATCTATCCAGAACGAGATATGGCAATGAGGCTCGCTAATCAACTTAGCTCGAGCAGCATCATTGATTATATTGAGCTTTCTGATGAATATAATATTGTCGAAATGTTAGCTCCATCTGCTATGTCTGGTTTATCATTACAAAAACTTAATATTCGTGCTCGTTTTGGCTGTACTATTCTTGCGATAAAAACAGATAAAAAAATGAATGTTGCTCCAAGTGCAGAAGATACCATTGAAACTGGTAATGCGTTGCTACTTATTGGTTCTTTGGAGCAAATTAGACAGTTGGAGACGCACTATGATCGAAAACGCTAATCCTAAATCTCAAAATAAACAGAGTAAACTTGCCAGTAAAATAAGAAAACTTCGGTATCAACTTAGTCCACCTCAATTTATCGTAGTTATTTTCTTAATATTGATAACTATCGGTACTTTATTATTGATGATGCCTGTTGCATCGCATAATGGACATTCTATTGGTTTCGTTAATGCCTTCTTTACCGCTGTTTCCGCCGTTTGCGTGAATGGTCTTAGCGTACTTGATGCTGGCAATGACTTTTCTATCGCTGGACAAAGCATCATTATGTTGTTGATTCAAATCGGGGGACTTGGATTCATGACGATCAGCGTTATTATTGCGATCATTATGGGTAAACGTATTGGTTTGAAAGAACGTCTCCTCATTCAACATACAACGCAAGCATCAACTTCACAAGGACTAGTTCGATTAAGTATTTACATATTTATTATCGTGTTTGCTTTTGAGTCGATTGCAACGCTTATCCTGACGTTTCATTGGGAATCTTCTATGGGTTGGAAAACTGCGTTTTTCTACGCTTTATTCCACTCAGTATCTGCTTTCAACAATGCAGGATTTGCGCTTTGGCCAGAAGGATTAGTAGCCTATGTTGGTGATCCCGTCGTCAACTTCGTCATTATTACGTTATTTGTAGCTGGAGGATTAGGTTATATCGTTATTGTTGAACTATTCCAAAAGCGTAAATGGCGTAAGTTCTCTTTGCATACTAAAATCGTTCTCTCGTCTTCGCTCATTATTACCGTCATTGGCTTTTCGATTCTTTTTCTACTTGAATCGATGAATGCCGATACATATGGTACGTTGAACTTGGGAGAACGAATTCAAGCGTCATTATTTCAAAGTCTAATTCCGCGAAGTGTAGGTTTTAATACGCTTGAAATCACTCATATGCTTACGGCATCACAATTTCTAATCATTATCTATATGTTCATTGGTGCTGCTTCAGGTGGTACAGGTGGTGGTGTGAAAATTAATACCGTTGTCGTACTCATACTAGCTACCATTACAACATTTAGAGGTGGCGGACAAGTTCATGCCTTTAAACGCAGAATCCCGCAAGAAACGGTGATGCGTGCGCTAGCGGTAGTAATGAGTTCACTAGCATGTGTACTATTTATCGCACTAGTGTTGACCATTACTGAAGACATGCTTTCAGATCATTTCTTAGAAGTATTATTCGAAGCCACATCTGCATTCAGTACGACTGGCTTATCAATGGGTCTAACGAAAGATCTTTCGACACCTGGTAAAATTATTATTTGCTTCACGATGTTCATTGGTCGACTTGGACCATTAACACTAGCATACGCACTTGCGAGACGTAAACAACAATCTCGTCTTGGCTATCCAGAGGATAATATTTTAATCGGTTAACAAATAAGGCTTATGTCATCATCATCTCTTTCCCCGAGATCATAATGGCATAAGCCTTTTATATTATGCGCCTAATGTTTCAGTCATGCCTGATTTTTTGACGAGCAGTGAACTATCTTTATCAAAAAGGATGAGCTCAACCTCATTTCCACTTTCTCGTAAACGATTGACCACTTTAGCTAGCGACAAAATAGCTGATTGATCCCATACTTTAGACTGACTTCCATCAATAACAACCCGATCATATCCCTCAACAGCTTCAATGGACTGATCAAACATCGTAGATGTTGCAAAGAACAACGGACCGTTTATATAATAAGTAATTATTTTACGATGATCATCTTTTTCTGTAATAATATGAAGCCTGCTCGATTGAATTGCAAAAATAACAGCACTGAGCAATACCCCTACTAAAACCCCTTGAGCAAGGTTATGAGTAATTAATATAACAACAACTGTTACAATCATCGTCATCGTATCAGCGATTGGTGCTTTCGGGATATTTTTTATTGATTGCCATTCAAATGTGCTAATCGCAACCATAATCATCACCCCTGCTAGCGCGGGCATAGGAATTTTCACTACCACATCGCGTAACACAACGATTAATAAAAGTAATACTCCACCTGCAACCATCGTAGATAGTCTACCTCTTCCACCTGAACGAACATTAATTAATGATTGTCCAATCATTGCACAACCAGCCATACCGCCAAACATACCTGTAATCGTATTCGCAATGCCTTGACCACGAACTTCCTTATTCTTATCACTTTTCGTCTTCGTCTGCTCATCGAGAACCGTTGCTGTTATCAGTGATTCAAGTAATCCGACAATAGCCATTGTTACAGCTACAGGAGCAATAATTTTTAACGTTTCCCATGAAATAGGGACATTAGGCCAGTGGAATAACGGCAAGCTACTATTAATAATTCCCATATCTCCAACCGTTTTCACATCAAGACCTATCACAATCGTCACGATCGTCATCACAACAATCGCCACTAAAGTAGACGGTATTGCTTTCGTAATATAAGGCAGTCCATATACAATTAACAATGTAACTGCTCCAATCGTATAGACAACCCATGTTGCATCTACAAAATGTTGTAGTTGGCTCATAAATAC includes:
- a CDS encoding YybS family protein; translation: MKTGIKPLLWSLLALAMALFIVVPGLNVLALLFSLVPYTLLYTQVDRKSFAVHVIVIMVVGCVIIDPFVFLSTSLLALIPSIYMGHLYKKGTPSTKIVPKMTGIMLVLLMLELLIIENVLGISLLSDLRKTLIESMNDAASRATLLITWNNEIAENFVKLFLDMIPFILLLIALGIVVCSHFVARKLAAMEGVVVQPFPAAKDWRLPRSILFIYLLVYIIQMMVDPLDTSFLAVALANLVPALSFLFSIQAVGFFYYLAHNRNWPKIIPILIAIPILVLPFFSIIGILDAAFPLRKYFSKQT
- a CDS encoding SulP family inorganic anion transporter, with the translated sequence MLNTLRSTWFFNVRGDVLAGVTVALALIPEAIAFSIIAGVDPMVGIHASFCIAVLISIFGGRPGMISAATGAMSILMVTLVAQYGIEYLYATTILTGLIQYAIGALKLGKWISFVPQSVLSGFLNSLGIMVFMSQLQHFVDATWVVYTIGAVTLLIVYGLPYITKAIPSTLVAIVVMTIVTIVIGLDVKTVGDMGIINSSLPLFHWPNVPISWETLKIIAPVAVTMAIVGLLESLITATVLDEQTKTKSDKNKEVRGQGIANTITGMFGGMAGCAMIGQSLINVRSGGRGRLSTMVAGGVLLLLIVVLRDVVVKIPMPALAGVMIMVAISTFEWQSIKNIPKAPIADTMTMIVTVVVILITHNLAQGVLVGVLLSAVIFAIQSSRLHIITEKDDHRKIITYYINGPLFFATSTMFDQSIEAVEGYDRVVIDGSQSKVWDQSAILSLAKVVNRLRESGNEVELILFDKDSSLLVKKSGMTETLGA
- a CDS encoding TrkA family potassium uptake protein; translation: MKKQFLIVGLGRFGSSLTRTLVANGHEVLAVDRDAELVQDVAPHATHAIQADCTDEAVLKELGASNFTHAVVAIGDDLQSSILTTLLLKEMKIPIVIAKARDEMHGNVLRKIGADKIIYPERDMAMRLANQLSSSSIIDYIELSDEYNIVEMLAPSAMSGLSLQKLNIRARFGCTILAIKTDKKMNVAPSAEDTIETGNALLLIGSLEQIRQLETHYDRKR
- a CDS encoding TrkH family potassium uptake protein; this translates as MIENANPKSQNKQSKLASKIRKLRYQLSPPQFIVVIFLILITIGTLLLMMPVASHNGHSIGFVNAFFTAVSAVCVNGLSVLDAGNDFSIAGQSIIMLLIQIGGLGFMTISVIIAIIMGKRIGLKERLLIQHTTQASTSQGLVRLSIYIFIIVFAFESIATLILTFHWESSMGWKTAFFYALFHSVSAFNNAGFALWPEGLVAYVGDPVVNFVIITLFVAGGLGYIVIVELFQKRKWRKFSLHTKIVLSSSLIITVIGFSILFLLESMNADTYGTLNLGERIQASLFQSLIPRSVGFNTLEITHMLTASQFLIIIYMFIGAASGGTGGGVKINTVVVLILATITTFRGGGQVHAFKRRIPQETVMRALAVVMSSLACVLFIALVLTITEDMLSDHFLEVLFEATSAFSTTGLSMGLTKDLSTPGKIIICFTMFIGRLGPLTLAYALARRKQQSRLGYPEDNILIG